The nucleotide window TACCGTGGTGGCTACTGTGCCGGCCATGAAGCTTGCCGAGAAGTGGAGCGGAGTGCCTTCGGAAAAGAAGCCGGTGCCGAGCAGCACGTTCTTGAACACGTCGTACGTGGCCAGTTGCGAAGCGTTCATCAGCACCGCTCGCACCGTGTTGGGTCCCAGACCACGGAAGAGTGAGCGCAAGCCTTCGTCGCGCGTCATACGCACCAGTCCACTGATCGCATTCGGATAGCCGTACCTGTCCGCAGGCTTTTTGTTGACATCACTCGTCATTCTTACAAGCAAGATATCGGCTGGGTTACCTGCCAGTCCTCCGGCTGCTCCTGCCGCAGACGCACACAGCGCCATCTGCACAGGCCCCAACGCTCGACCCTCGTTCTGCTTGAGTGTACGCTCTTTCAACTTGTCATACACGCCAAACCGCGTAACGCTGTACGTCATCTGTCGTAGAAGCGACGCCGTAAGACCGACGTACAGCCCTCGTGGCCCTTGTTCGCGAAACGTCTTGAGCATCAGCGAAAACATTCCCTGGCGAGATGACGCGGTCTGCATGCGTGTCTTGGTGAGATCCAGAGGATGTGTGAAAAACGCTGCTATTGACGCGGCGGTTCCGCCCAGGTAGAAGGGATACTTTTTCGGATTGGATGCGCTTGCGACGGTCGATTTGGGCGTTGGTGCTGTTCGACTTGACGTCGCTGGTATTGATGTGGACATGGCGCTGAGTGTATTTGCGATGCTGCGATCGGGCCGTGGAGCTGGTTGTGTGGTTCGCGATTCGCAGGTGCTCTCGAGATAAGAGGTTTGTAGCGTGTGGTTTCCAGATGTTCTTTCTCCACCGATTCGGACAGTATCCGTGATACAACCCAGGTAGCTCAAACGCGCTGATCGCTGATGCTTTGGATGTTGATGTCGCAAGTGAGAGTATGTGATGACCAACAACGTCGTGAGTATCTTGTACGTTGCTGACTCGAATCGACTCAACAgaaagaatcgtgaatctcaaCGTTCAAGCAGAAAAAATTCCCGACGTCACAAAGTCTAAAGTCAGTTACGAATTATTAATCGTGGATTTCATTTGTGGTTCACGACTGCTCTGGTCTAGGAAGGTGGAGCTCTCACGTTCTTGCTCTAcctcactcgtgactcttgtAGCACGAACC belongs to Mycosarcoma maydis chromosome 3, whole genome shotgun sequence and includes:
- a CDS encoding putative dicarboxylic acid transmembrane transporter, which translates into the protein MSTSIPATSSRTAPTPKSTVASASNPKKYPFYLGGTAASIAAFFTHPLDLTKTRMQTASSRQGMFSLMLKTFREQGPRGLYVGLTASLLRQMTYSVTRFGVYDKLKERTLKQNEGRALGPVQMALCASAAGAAGGLAGNPADILLVRMTSDVNKKPADRYGYPNAISGLVRMTRDEGLRSLFRGLGPNTVRAVLMNASQLATYDVFKNVLLGTGFFSEGTPLHFSASFMAGTVATTVCSPADVIKSRVMNAAGSGDGVLKTLRKDLAKEGLGFLFRGWTPAWMRLSPNTIIVFVVLEKLRLLVDYTREAKQSAVEPVQTTA